CTAAGATTTCCTtcctatatttctgtatttatatgtttttgtAAGAAGTCAATATAATAATACACGGTTTGACACCTAATTATTTGTCCCCAAAGTGAGCTAAAAgcaggtttctttccttttgatgcaatcattttaaaaattaaagcattttagagaatttaataagaaaaatgattaatAGCATTTTGCTTaggcaaaaacaaaaagctttaaaTGGTTATGATCTTTCCCTCTACAAATGAGATTTTCAGCATTGTTATGGGACTAAAGATAAAGAAGGGATAATTAAATGCTGTTCaatggtttatatatttttaagagtacATAGATTTTCTATGCActctatgaaagaaaaatgtgCCAGCTTGCAGTTGGATTCCACAAAAATCGAATCTTTGCATAATTATAGGCCTCATTAAACAGTATAGATTTATAGATTAAAGCAGTATCACTTATTGGAAatacaatatttttctaataaaattatacttaggtaaaaacattattttcatttctgggcCCACTTCAAGGTACCAAATAGTTttggtaaatataaaattaagcatCATAAAATGTATACAAAGCTGAATTACTTCTTACATGGTCAAGATGGAAGAATTTGCAATTTTCTTGTGATTTGTTGAAACAAGATTAGCCTTCTGGGTATTTGAATCAACATTGTCCATGCAATGAAAACTAGGCTCTATTACACAAATTTATCAGCCATTGTGAActctctgtatttcttttattgcAGAAAAAAGTCATTGAGAAAAGTCACTAGGAGAAAATTCAGCTGAGACAGTACAAGAAAATGTGGAGACTGGGCCAATCATTTCTGATAGACTGACTTGTGACATAATTATACACAAAGTGAGCTTTTCACTAACTCTTTTCTTGCTGAGTGTCATGGACAAATCTAAATTCTTATAATTCCACAAATACACCTACAAACAGAttacatttgaaagaaaaaagtatttatctttctcaatAAGCATGCAGAATATGAGAGAAAAGCTAGTATaacctgaattattttaaagaaagaaaatgtatgctTCCATATGAATGATCTAAAGTTTTGGTTGTAAAATTGGCCTTTGGCAATACATACATGAAGTCTTTAAAGTGGGTATAAATTTAGCTGCCTTTCAGTTTCtagtaagtttgttttttttctccttttctagagagagagagttaaTAATATGTCAGTTCAACTGGAAGAATTTTGAGTAAAATGGAACACAAAAAAATAATTGGAACGTTAGAAAGTAATTTCAATGACCACAAATGGACTGTCAGTTCATAAAACTTCATcatttaaaacaagagaaaaatgttttcacttGCAAAGATTAAATTCATGAATGATGGAATAATCTAcacttacatatatttttcctttggttatGTGTTTTAATatgagtaaaataattttatttagaattatggaattgtgtaaataatttttacatttttctacaACTAATATATATTATTGCATCATTCTAAGAgatcaatttaatttaaaaatatacaaagtaatGCAAGAAAATGTGAAAggttatataatatttgtttggCTTGTAATTGGTTTgaatttcctcctctataaaaatacttagaaatatagtcccagaaaaaaagtataacattttgttttaaacttaACAGTAAAGAAGAATCACTGGTAACATCAGATGAGAATAACTCTGAGAATTCAAAGATTACAGgtaatatttctttaatttttaaaccgaatatatttattttgttaaagcCTACAATTATAACAATCTTACATAGGTGCAATTATCTTAACTTTTCAGATACCTATATCCCAACAATTGTGTTTTCTCATGAGGACAAGGAAGACTTGGAAACCAGTAATCAGAATGTAAAAGATGTAAACACGGAACATGATGagcataatgaaaaagaattagaTTTGATGGTAAGTGTTCTGGTTGCCTCGGTATTAGAGAAGATGAATCCATTTATGCTTCAAAGATGCTGCAATGCCTGCCTTTCAATAGCTTCAACTAATAAATAATTTGCAAATGTGAAAGCACAGCCTATTCTGTCCTTGCATCTCTAGCTTGATCAACAAGGCACTTTGATTTCAGTATGTTGCTTCTGGTCTCTGCATTGGTAAATTAATGACATTCATTTCTTACCTGTTTACCAGTGGCTCTGAGTAATAGTTTGTGGGAATTACAGAAGAGGTAGTACTATCCTGATGTGCATTTCTAATCTTTGTGACAAGTGTACATTTATCATAAactcgtctgtaaaatgagagggctGGACTAGATGATTGTTAGGGTTCTGTCCAGCTCTACAAGTCTGATTCTTGCAtttagcagcatttttttttttttttacttacttccATCTGTGAGAATCTCTAAGTTCTATATCATTGGAAAGTATTAAATTACCAAATGAGGATAAAATAGCCTGTGCCATATTTTTCAAACAGGAAACAAATTCAGAACTGTACAATTTAGTATTAAATTTGTTATCATAAATTTCACACTTGGTGAACATTCAATCTATTTGGGATTTTTAGGGGGATGGTTTAGATAGCATTTTtatcacaaaggaagaaataggAGTAAATGAGTCACATAATGCAATTTATCCTTTACTGTATTTGGTTGGAGCTCATATCATTAGGATACATGGATTCATAATCATCTAAGATTAAAATGACATTTGCCTCTTCAAGTGTCAGTgctgaaacagaaaagaaatggagcTCACCTCTTTCCCCACACATTCCACCCTTTCTATAGTGATATGGAAGCTGCATCACTAAAGTATGCAATTTACTTTGCTCCAACTTTAAGAAACTACAAAGTTGTCACCCATTGTGAGAATTCTCACCAGCTGAAAGTTAACATCGCCATCTTTTTCAAACCACAGAATATAATGAAAGGGCCCTGAAAAATCACATACTTCACCAATATACCTCATTACAATCAGCAGACTCAAATATAAAAGTTTGTTTAGAAGTTACTGAGATTGTACATCCAATAAATGAATAGGGAGCTGTAATTTAGATGCTAATTTGCTCCATGCTGATGTTAATGCATAAAACAATGAAGCTCTATAATAGATGGAAATACAACCAAATCTGTGGAACCCACAGGCATTGGCTTACAAGACAGCTGTGCAGTTGACAAGTAACATGAGCCTTATGTGAGAAGAAGGGGAAAATGTAAGATTTGCATATAATTATTGAGATCATGCAAATGTCagttatgaggaaaaaaaaaaaaaacacaggcatCTCACTGTTAAATCCTGACAGTTGGCATCACTGAAGAGCTCAAATACATTTGAGTACCAGTTGGCAGAGGGTCATTAAAACAGAATTTGCAGAGACATTAACTCCCTCACTTTTCTTTGAGTGACGTTTTGCTATTAATAGTTTGCAGAGGCTTTGCAGAAAACATATTAATAAGAGAAACTGTAATAGGGGCACCTACAGCAAGTGTAAATGCAGAAAGGGGCATCTAGGAAGCTGCTCTCTAATTGATTAGCATGGAGCTATCAATGTGTATATCCTAAGTGAGGAGAAAGTGCAATGACAAGCAAGAATAGTTGAATAATACAATGTGATATTTGGAAGCTAGGAAAGAGAGTGATTAATTTTGGCCCCTTTTCTTATTAATCTCATTCCCAAGTCATAGCCTACAAGGATCCCCCCAAAACATCCAGCTTCCACAATTTGTGCAAAATCCACAAATGAAATGAATCAAGGAAATATACCAGATAATTACTAGCCAAGTTAATGAAACCTATCtaatttgctttgtatatttaaaatcatttgatcattattttttgtgtttttatcccTTAAGATAAATCAACATTTAATAAGAAGTACTGCTTCCAGAGATGAAAAGAATACAGTCAATTTTCCAAATAAAGCTGAGGGGTTACAGAAGAAGCAAATCCATGATGAAGTATACACTGACTTGTTTAAAAGGCCTTTGTCTTCAAGTTCATCAGCAGAAAGATCCTTGAAGGGAGAgttttaccacaatgaaaaatcTTCCTCAGGAAATAAGTGTAGTTATCAACCTTCAGAGGAAATTACTTCAGATATGGGAGAAATCAAGCCATCATTGGGAAATACTAGTAGTGATGAATTAGTGCAAGTACATATTGGTAGCAAAGAAGTACTGGATAACAATGCTAATCCAGCCCAAGGGAGGGGCAGAGTGCAAATATCTTGTCCCTCTGCAGATCAACTAATGGCAGACAACCTTAATCAAAAACGTGAAGGAGAAGCTAAAAAGACTGAAGTAAAAGATTGGGAATGTTTAAGAAGTGATTTCCATTCGGATTTCCATTCAGAAGAATCTATAGAAAAAGGATCTTCCAAGAAAGCTTATGGCAATGGtaagaatgaggaggaggagcAAAGAATATGTTTAGGTGTTAATGAAAAACACAGCAAAAATTTTCAGTCAATCTTACATGACCAAGAAAGGAAGATGAGCCACTCTGAAATAAGTGTGGAAGGGATGGGAGCCAGTAACAGAGACCTAACTGCTCTGCCGAGTAAGGATACCCCAATTCATGACCAGTCAATCAGAGCAGATACATTTCATTCACCAAGGACAAATCTAAGCTGCGAGGAAGCTGTGTTAACAACTTCAGACCTTGACCTCTCGACTACTGAAGGCACTATTTTAGGAGGGATGCCTGGTCAAGCTTGTTTACcaagaaatagaaatgttttGAGGAATGAGTATCTTTTCcaagttgaagaagaaaaatcagcttGGATTAATTCTGAAGATCAAAATAAGAACACCCAGCATAAACAAAGTTGGAATGTTCTGGAAAGTCAGGGAAGAGCAAGAGAGAGTAAGACAAATATAACAGAGCAGACCAAAGAACAAGCAGATTGTGGAGACGTGTGGGAAAAAAGAGATAATACAAGGAGTTTGAAAGCTAATCCTACAGAAGAATTGTTTACCTGCCAAGAAACAGCGAGCTGTGAACTGTCTTCTCTAGCTGATCATGGTATTACTGAGAAAGCAGAAACAGGTACAGCTTATATAATTAAGACAACATCAGAAAGTACTCTAGAAAGCATGTCTGCTAGAGAAAAAGCAATAATTGCTAAGCTACCTCAAGAGACAGCACGAAGTGACAGGCCCATCGAGGTAAAGGAAACAGCGTTTGATCCACATGAAGGGAGAAATGATGATTCACATGATACCCTTTGTCAACGAGATACAGTAGGTGTAATCTATGACAATGATTTTGAAAAGGAATCACGTTTAGGTATTTGTAATGTACATGTAGATGAAATGGAGAAGGAAGAAACCATATCTATTTACAATCCTGGGAAGACACATGACAGGAAGAAATGTGTCACTGGAAATACAACATCTGTAGAAGAATCCTCACAGGTCATTACAGACTATCAAAAAGCAGCCTCAAAACTAGATTTACATTTGGGAATGTTACcaacagacaaaaaaatatttccagaaaataGAGATCATGGGCAGATCCAAGAATTATCACAGAAAACGAATATAGATGCCATTATTCATTCTGCTTTAAACTCAGACACTAATAGAGCTTCTCAGAATGGCTCTCACATTTCTAATCATCATGTTAAAACTTCAGTGCCATCTCATGAACAGGCCACTGCTATAGAGAATGCAGTTACTACCAAGACTCTCCAATCTATTTCTTCTAAATCAAAATATAATCGTAATCCAACAAGTGAAATCCAGGGTGCCGAGAATCACCATCATCCTGCGTCTACACCTGAAGAAGTTTCCAAAAGTTCAAGAATAGTGACATCAGGTAGTAGGAGGGAAAGATGTATAGGCCAGATTGTCCAACAAGGAGAATGCAGTGTGGAGAAATCTCTAGGGTCAACAATTTTAATCAGTGAAGCTTTTGAGAAcatggaagaggcaaggaatgaaaaagaaggatTAATAAACTCTGGACAAGCACTGTGCTCTTCAGGAGACAAGGAATCTGAGAGCCCTGCTTCTGACAGTCTCCCTGCCCAGGAAAGTCAAGCTCAAAGGGAATCTCTGCTTTCGAAATACACCAACTCTAAAATGCCTTATTTCCTATTGTTTCTGATATTTCTTGTAACCATCTATCAGTATGACTTAATGACCGGCTTGGCATTCTACGTTTTTTCATTGTACTGGCTGTGCTGGGAAGGGGGAAGACAAAAAGAGTCTGTCAAAAAGAAGTAACCTcagcactattattattctctctTAAAAGATAAGCTATTTAGCCCCAAATATTTGGATTGGTGAAAGAGACTATTCGTTGTTCAAAGAGCCAGCGCAGTTTTTCTCTTGAAGGATCATTTAGAAAGGAATGCGTATGAAGTTTGCTCCTTCATATAAGTAATTATTCTATATAGGACCATTATGTTTGGATCATTAAATACCTATATGAATATGAGATCTGAAGCACGTCAAGTTGAAATTAGGTACAGCTGTTGCTCCTTAGCAGGCTATGAAGTTTCAATGCTTCATGACTCTTCACTACTTAAAGTGCCATTTCTTGAATTCATTTTTGCAGtaaagcttcatttttttttttcctgagtgtaTTTTTCCctctactgtttttaaaaatagataaaacatgGACAATGGCAGAGgacttttttttggtcttttaataCTGACCATGAAATTTGCATTTACCACTGTATCATTTATCAGCACATTTTGATAAATCGAATCTTTCAACTTTGATTGCATATTTTTAAGAACAACACCCATGCATATTGAAATGTATAGATTTAACCTGAAGAAACACATTGTGTACTTGAATAACActtaatacacatacacacgtttTATATCCTGCATACCTACAAAGTCAGGGCATTCATAAGCCAAATTTGACAAAGACTGAGACAATCAAGAGATGATCTTTCAGTTCTACAAAATTTGGGGGATGGCCTGTCTTTAagcaatatttttctcttttaaagggaGACTGTATAACACAGCTGAACAATTTTGACGTCAACTATTATTCAGAgttggaaatttaaattaaaagttccAGAAGCATTGCTTCAGAATGAATTTGTACCTATAAAGCATAAAGCATTAAATgataacaataatttaaaaaagatttccTAATGAACTGTTTTACTTGGTAGTATTTTTTGTCTtcaaatttttaacttttctcattataaaacaataaattattCCCCAAGGTGCATTTAGAGAACAAACAACTAATCATTGGTGATATTTATTATATAGTTATCAGTTTGTTAAATGATAACTCAAATGTTAAGGAGACAAATAAGTAGATATGGAGATCTACTGAGAGAGAAATGAATATCCAGTAGAGCAGTGACTTCAGTTACTGTTATTATCTATGGCTAAGTATGTGAAATAATGGAACTAATCATTTTAGCCACATAGTGGTAATGCAAATAGGCTTATACAATTgatttcaacaactatttattgaatgactaaTATATGCAAAACCTTGTGCTCTGTTCTATGGCAGAGCACTTCCTTTGATACCCCAAATGGCTAGTTCTCAGGGAGGAGGCATCGATATGTATTTTGATGCTTTTGACTTGGCCAGAAATATGGGAGAAAGTCACATTGAGGGAGCCCACTTGGGTGATTTCTTTTTAACAGGAACTTCTTTTATGGAGAATATAACATTGATCTTCAGAGAGAAAAAGTAATCTGTTTATTAACCTGTAAAGGTAAATTCAATGACTAACACTTGTATATATCATCCTACACTCCTAAGGAACATGCATGCATGGGAAGACAACATGAGAATGAAGCATTTAAACTGACTTTCATGTGGTAGTAAATGATTTCCTTAATTTTCATTAGGTACACAACTATTTCCAAATCCCCTAATTGCATGCTTGTCTTAAGTCCCATTGAAATTGAATGCTTGACTTTAACTTTTTAGTTGAACAAATACAAACATCCTGAAGTAGAACTTAGGGCAAATATTTGATTGTTTGAGAGAGCATATTTTCATTAAATACAAGTGGGATACTGTAGGCTGTACCTAGAATATTATCTCTAAAATTGCTATCTTGATAATTTTGTTGACAGGTCTAGATTACAACGAAGTTAGGGTTAGCATTTCTTCAGTTCCTAATGGCTTGGTTTTTGCATTCTACCTCTA
Above is a genomic segment from Balaenoptera acutorostrata chromosome 7, mBalAcu1.1, whole genome shotgun sequence containing:
- the PPP1R3A gene encoding protein phosphatase 1 regulatory subunit 3A, giving the protein MEPSEEPSQISKDNHLEVPNLSDSLSEDEEVKATFRPGFSPQPSRRGSDSSEDIYLDTPPSGARRVSFADNFGFNLVSVKEFDSWEFPSGSTDFDLMKDIFHTEEYVLSPLFDLPSSKEDLMQQLQVQKAILESTEYLPGSTSMKGIIRVLNISFEKLVYVRMSLDDWQTYYDILAEYVPNSCDGETDQFSFKISLVPPYQKDGSKVEFCIRYETSVGTFWSNNNGTNYILVCQKKEQELEPGKLQEEVPNRQIKGCLKVKSSKEESLVTSDENNSENSKITDTYIPTIVFSHEDKEDLETSNQNVKDVNTEHDEHNEKELDLMINQHLIRSTASRDEKNTVNFPNKAEGLQKKQIHDEVYTDLFKRPLSSSSSAERSLKGEFYHNEKSSSGNKCSYQPSEEITSDMGEIKPSLGNTSSDELVQVHIGSKEVLDNNANPAQGRGRVQISCPSADQLMADNLNQKREGEAKKTEVKDWECLRSDFHSDFHSEESIEKGSSKKAYGNGKNEEEEQRICLGVNEKHSKNFQSILHDQERKMSHSEISVEGMGASNRDLTALPSKDTPIHDQSIRADTFHSPRTNLSCEEAVLTTSDLDLSTTEGTILGGMPGQACLPRNRNVLRNEYLFQVEEEKSAWINSEDQNKNTQHKQSWNVLESQGRARESKTNITEQTKEQADCGDVWEKRDNTRSLKANPTEELFTCQETASCELSSLADHGITEKAETGTAYIIKTTSESTLESMSAREKAIIAKLPQETARSDRPIEVKETAFDPHEGRNDDSHDTLCQRDTVGVIYDNDFEKESRLGICNVHVDEMEKEETISIYNPGKTHDRKKCVTGNTTSVEESSQVITDYQKAASKLDLHLGMLPTDKKIFPENRDHGQIQELSQKTNIDAIIHSALNSDTNRASQNGSHISNHHVKTSVPSHEQATAIENAVTTKTLQSISSKSKYNRNPTSEIQGAENHHHPASTPEEVSKSSRIVTSGSRRERCIGQIVQQGECSVEKSLGSTILISEAFENMEEARNEKEGLINSGQALCSSGDKESESPASDSLPAQESQAQRESLLSKYTNSKMPYFLLFLIFLVTIYQYDLMTGLAFYVFSLYWLCWEGGRQKESVKKK